ATCGCCAATGTCGCCAAACTAGATTATGAGGATAATATTACCGCCATACCTTCCCTGATTACTACTTTACGACAAGATGCCATCGCCGCTGTACGTAGTAATTGTGCTTGGGCAGTGGGTCAACTTTGCCGAGAATTGCCCTGTAATGTGGTCTATAATACCGCCATAGATGCCCTTATCGAAGCCCTAGTAGAAGATGAAGATTTAGGGGTAAAAGAAGATGCTAAAACCGCTTTACTCAAATTAGGAGATCCTAGGGGCTTACAAATGATCGAGGAATTGGAATTTGAAGGGGTTATTTAAAATCTCTTAACAACTCGATGGGTAATCCATCATCATCAGCAATAAAAGCCACCTCAAAAACCTTATTGTCAATCATTTGTTGTTGGGGTGGTAATAAAATTTTCAGGGGTTTAACCTCTTGGGGATTCGCCTTTGTCTCCTGTGCAAATTTTTGCTCCAATTCTGCCAACCATTGAGGAAGACTATGGGCATAAGCGCCCACATCAAAACAAAGGTGATAGTAACCCACATAATGCTCATCTCCAAAGGCATCGGGGGCAGGTTTTGGTTCGGGTATTTCAATTAATTCAATGCGACTACCCAACCCCTCCATCCAACAAGCGAGGGTGTATCCCGTGGTAAATCTTTCCATCACCGAAAACCCTAAGATTTGATAAAATGCGATCGCCCTTCTAATGTTCG
The sequence above is a segment of the Cyanobacterium stanieri PCC 7202 genome. Coding sequences within it:
- a CDS encoding Glyoxalase/bleomycin resistance protein/dioxygenase (InterPro IPR004360~KEGG: cyh:Cyan8802_3024 glyoxalase/bleomycin resistance protein/dioxygenase~PFAM: Glyoxalase/bleomycin resistance protein/dioxygenase~SPTR: Glyoxalase/bleomycin resistance protein/dioxygenase) is translated as MFHHVSIRTANIRRAIAFYQILGFSVMERFTTGYTLACWMEGLGSRIELIEIPEPKPAPDAFGDEHYVGYYHLCFDVGAYAHSLPQWLAELEQKFAQETKANPQEVKPLKILLPPQQQMIDNKVFEVAFIADDDGLPIELLRDFK